Genomic window (Vigna radiata var. radiata cultivar VC1973A chromosome 1, Vradiata_ver6, whole genome shotgun sequence):
TTGAATTACTAAATAACTGCTACCTTGTAAAAGGAACACGAGATACACAGATATGGATTACTAAATAACCATCCATGGAAAAACATGATTCGTAGAATTGGCACATGTCAGGTTCAGGTTTGCTTAATTATTATACAAAAGAAAGTAATCCAAGGATATAGAGTTTCACTAATACCATAAATTAATGAATAACAATGAGCACCTTAGATATAAATCAAAGAAATGTACACAAAAGGTTTGCTAAGAATCTTTAAGTGAATAACATTGGCATGTATCTCCTTCGCCTAGTATACATACCAACATAAACAATGGTTTAATAGAAAACTATTCTAgggattaattaaaaaagaaaagcaaggccATAAACTTTGCAACCATGAGTCTCTACTTAGTCAATACCTCCAGCTTGTTTTCCCAATATGTTCCATATATGTTGCTTAAAGTTGGACCAGCCTTAACAACAAACTGTGGAAGTTCTTTGAAAAAATCTGTAATGCTGTTGAATAGAAAATGAATATGACAGTAAGtactataaaaaatacaaagtaCAAACTAACATGTTAGTCAAAAGGCCAGTAAAATACTTGAGCTTAGCGGCTCTCAATATAAGACACAAGCTAAGCCTGGAATTCACATTCTCTTCCTTTCCGGCCTCCTCATTTTTGTGGATCAATTTCTTGATAGAGTATGAAATAAAAGCAAACCAATACCACTCAGCTTCTTCATACTGGAAAAGAATTATACAACCTCatgaattcaaataaaatttcacacGATATTTCAAAGAATGATATTCATATATACTGTTctgttcaaaataaaatactttattttgaaCCCAAAATTCAAGATCTGCAtaaattctagaaaaaccatAAATTCATCTCTGAATGGTTCAATGTGTTAAGTACCTGTTTGCACAATGCCAATAATCTCTGGCTTATAAATATTGGTTATAATGGCTCTTggatgaagaaaatttgttgTAATATCTACCCTATTTTCCTGACCAATATGCAATGAGTAATATTAGATATAGCATAGACAATAatgaggaaaaataaaaaatctttgcttacaaacaaaacaaaattaaaagaaagagaaaataacagTGAGCAATTACGACACAAAAACCCTTACTTCGAAAGGGGAACGAACACGCAACTACACTTGCAGTGTCATGCCTAGGTAGCACACCTTAAATACTATCATTTAATTCGAGGCCTCGTTCacaacggtttaaaacaccattgtttgtgatgtaattttgatactaaaaacaccctttttcactcaaaaacttgcttggactcatgcttttgctttagttttataaataagagagttgaggtggaACTTGATGATTTTTtgactaattcccttgattttgtaggctatcAAAATGGTTTGAAGGAAGAATTAAAGTACCAAACAGTTgcagtgctgaaaagtcaaccagaatgtagaaaagtcaaccagtcaaccaaaaaaagagaacaaatgTGCCAGAAAATTACCGTTGGCCGCCCGGGCAACGGCCCCGATGCCCGGGCGACGGAACTCGAAGCTTGGGCGTCGAAATGAGTGCATGGGCCTTACATGAGGTCCAATTCTCATCCGGGCGACCTCCTTAAACGCGTGGGCGATGGTTTTAGTcgatcgggccctgtttctactccgttttttattctattcgaccgAGCCGCACTCTGGGACacttctgacactatttaaaggactctggggctctaggttttgcatccctggcagagaaaaGCATAgtaatacactcttagccaattcttagtcttccatccTCTCTATCCTTCTTCcgttgttcatagagttcccctatgtctatggggaactaatttttatttgttattggggaatgatgtaaccttgtgatgGGGAAGTGCGaataactcttcttttcttttaagttcaagctatgtgaagtcccacattgcttgtactaaaggaaaatgaagagtttataaacgtttcctcactagaaatgaaacgaaagtaaaagaggcaaaatacaagcccatgaaacctacactattctattttattatttttgtcactctaaaagctcttcattgttgctccatctatgatcatatcatccTCCCCAGGTTGGAGAGGATTCGACCTCAAATCTTGAAAAACCTACAACAAAGAGAGATTAATGagttatttgtttataatcCAAAGGAAACCCCTCCTGGATCAAATGTTAACCTGtaaaaaacatcaaacattttgtgaataaattgaTGTTTACCGAACAATGTatatagaaaaagaatattGAAAGAATGGGTCTTTGAAATTGGATTTATTTGCTTAAGGAAAACTAAAAatccttttgaaaaatttttatttttgtcttgaggtaagtttaaaaaagaatacattaaCTCAAGATGTGGGATGGAAATGGTGTGTGAAGAAGTGGTAAAAAGAGATGAGAAAGGTgggatattttcacaaaagcttttagaaaaagaagaaagcttaATAATTGGAGAAAAGTGGAAGATGAAAAAACTCCCCTGTCATGGCTTGAATCCTGTAGAAAGATGGGAGTGGAAGGTGCCTGTAGTAACACTTCCTTTGTGACTAGGAcgttttccttctccttttctctcacaatttcttctttttcttttgttgctttctcctctttttctttcctctcattttcttctttttctctctcctctctttctttcctttcttttgttgctttatcttcttttctatcttgaaGGACCTCTTTATGAGAAATGAGACAATTAAACTTGACCTTCTCATTTTCTTCACCTCTCTTGGACTTCATGATGAGGTGGTCCTCATGTATTTCCTTTGGAGTTAGAGGTTTTAAGACTACCTTGCACCCTTGGTAAGTAAAAGACATTCTATTAGTAAGACCATCATGTTGAACATTtctatcaaattgccatggtcttcctAATAAAATGTGAGTTGCTTCCATGGGtacaacatcacaaagaacCTCATCTTGATACTTGCtaatagaaaaggaaatatgcaCTTTCTTTTTTACCAAGATTTCACCCTCCTCACTTAGCCATTGAAGTTTGTAGGGCTTGGCATGTGCTATGGTGGGTAGCTTGAGCTTGTCCACTACGCGTGTGCTAGCCACATTAGTGCAACTTCCCTTGGCTATGATCATGGAGCAAACCTTGCTAGCTATAAGACATCtagtgtgaaaaatattttctctttgagtTGTGTCAAAGTCCTTGTGGACTTGACCCAAGAGACGTCTTATAACTAGTAGGTCGCCATCAAATGAAACCTTGTACTCATCTTCactagaggaagaagaagagtgagAAGTGTGTGAAGGTGAAGAAGGAGGAGAGTCATCGGTGACAACCTCTTCTCCTCGAATGCACATTGCCCTCTTGTTTGGGCATGCAAATGCAATGTGACCATGACCTAAgcacttaaaaaatttaatgtgacTTGGTCTAAAAGAAGATTTAGGTGGGGAGGAGGAATGGTTAGAAGAAGATTTGTTAATGGCCTCCTTAGAAACATCCTTGGTTTTATCCTTTGATGATGAGGATTTGTAGAAAACACCTCttgaagatttggaaattttgttgTGACACGCTTCTTTTTTCAAGAGTTTCTTCTCTACTTTCATGGCTCTACGAACCACTACATCTAAAGTCTCATCATCATGGAATTCAATTATATCTTGGATGTTGCTATTAAGTCCACTAAtaaatctaactattttttcatgattattttctttaaggttAGCACAATGTAGGAGCACTTCGAGCTCGCGAGCATACTCCTCCACACTTCGTCTATCTTGAGTAAGTTGTTGGAACTTAATCAAGAGGTCCCTATGGTAGTATGGAGGTACGAAACATTCGTATGAAATGTCCCTAAAATGTTCCCATGTACTCGCGGGTGAGGCCATGATTAAGTATCTCCTACGTAGCCATTGTTTGGCTTGTCCCTCTAAAGCTAAACAAACTAACTTTTCACGCAAATGTCCTTTTACACTATACAAGTCAAAAATGTGGTCTACTTTAGCTATCCAATTTAAAAATACACTAGGATCGGCCTCTCCCTTGAAACTTGGCAAAGTCAACTTTAGCATTGCAAGGTTTGGATCCAAAGCTTTGTCTTCTTGATTTTTCTTGGAAGAGCCATGATCATGACCATGAGATTGCTTTCCTTTGGCCTTTGCCTCTGTGTCCAACCGTTTGCTAATAGCATCAAGTTGGTGTTGCATTTATTGGAAGGCCttcatcaaatcaaatttgCTAGAAGGGCTTCCATAGGGACTAGCTCCATTGGAAGAAGCACGGCTTGAACCTGCGGACATTTTAGCAAAGCAAACAGCAGCAAAGCTAACACAAAAAATGGATTAGAAACAGTCACAAAGCAAAGCAAAACAGCTGCACAATCCACAACCAAAAAAGAAAGCTCAAAACTCACGGTAAAATGGCTCAAAAACAAGGTAAGGGCAgaacccttctttcaaaaataggACAATGTCTCACAAGTCCACTTTGAGAGTACCAACTCAAGTCTAAAGCAAATGGAAAGATGTACAACCCACCCTCAATGCAAAGGAGCCAAATCAAGACAGCACATAGTAGAAGtcaaaaaaatgaatgaaaacttcaagacaaatgatgaaatttgaacctaaaaatgcaagaaaattGGCACCAAGCAAGGTGACAGTAATCTAAAGATTTTTAAGAGACAAAACAGAAAGAAATAAGAGTCAAAACAGTGGTACAAAATGAACAAGACagcaaagaaaatcacacaaccAAGAAGCAAATTTACATCAACATACTAAGCATACATGAAGAGCAAGACCAAATTAATGCTGGAAATAATGTTGGCAAACCTCAAACCAATATATTCtgtattttaaatgataaaagaggCTTGAAAATAATTCTCAAACACACTAAAGACCTAAAGATGTCTTAGCCAGCAAGCATGCacatcaaatacaaaaaaaaaaaattctctgtTTTGGTGCATGCTGCAAGGAATGTCTCGGCCAAGCTACTTTTAACACATTAAGTGTGTTTGATTAATATGCCAAATAGAATTGATGGATGCCTTTATGGATACAGAACATATAAgcaaaatagagagaaaagaagaaaagagagaggatgagacaaaaatagagagaaaagaagaaaagagtttgAGTGATGAGgagcaagaagaaaaagagaaagaggaagagataaaaatagagagagaagaagaaggtttaagtgagaaagagaaagaggtagaaaaggaagaagatgagaaagaagataaacaatttttgagtgaaaaagagaatgatgtagaggaagaaaaagaaggggttgagaaagaagagaaaaaaatggagaaaagtcCTTTGTGCCCTAAGGAGTGTCCCAAGGAGAAAATGAGAGAGGGGAAggatgaaacaaaaagaaagaatcatatgaaaCACCCCTTCCTCACCCAAAAAAGGATcatatgaagaaaaaggaaaaacagtttGAGCGTTTCagggaaatcttcaagaaattggagattaaagttcctataaTTAGGACACTACAACAGGTTCCTGTGTATATTAAATTCCTAAaacaattcaacaaaaagaaaaacaaaatctttgaacccattttctgaatttttttcttgtattttgttttattttattttttttttgttttgatttggtttgatttgatttgattggattggatttgatttgactttacttgatttgatttgattttatttcatttgatttgatttgatttgatttattttattttattttattttatttatcttattttattttattttattatttgtgtggtttggatttgattttgttttatgtgtttgagGTTTTTTAGGTTACGCGCTGCTTCTAATGGCAGTACTGACAgtgtctactgatggatgctgatgaagaagagaaaaactaagatctactgaaggatgctgatgagaaagatttgcatctactgatggatgctatgatggAGACTgagtcaagctagtgacgttaaagaagcgcttgctgggaggcaacctagttctCTAAACTTCtaattgttctttttgtttttgtctatttcatttaatttatttttattgtgctctgcttgaatgaactgaactgctttgattcaactgtgcctgttttgtgtgataagtttttctttatgagattctagtgtttgattgaagttgagatgatgcatgatgtgctATAAGTGATTAATCTCAATTTGTGAGACAGGTGCTtaagataaagtttgattgaaATACTGAGCAagatgtttttctaaatttgagaacttgtgagtttacctatgtgagttttgagcttcaaagtttttttaaataattgttattactttggaagcatgaatgattttgcccaaattttttgtgattgaactacttgcttgcaggttccttatgatcaaggccatcttttgttatcccttattcttttagccttcacaaagtttttgcccactgaaaagagaacaatttgttctaaccgttgaaccttgagccttatgcatgtcttgaaaaacctttttgaaaaatttgtatcttgagttaagttgagaacatttgatgaggtactgataaaggttcaagtttggggttaccaggAAACAACCCACCTCTCTAGGCAGTGAGcagtcaaaagaaaaaaaaagtgaaaagaaaacgcaaaagaaaagaaaaagtgagaaaataaaaaa
Coding sequences:
- the LOC106759714 gene encoding uncharacterized protein LOC106759714, whose product is MQHQLDAISKRLDTEAKAKGKQSHGHDHGSSKKNQEDKALDPNLAMLKLTLPSFKGEADPSVFLNWIAKVDHIFDLYSVKGHLREKLVCLALEGQAKQWLRRRYLIMASPASTWEHFRDISYECFVPPYYHRDLLIKFQQLTQDRRSVEEYARELEVLLHCANLKENNHEKIVRFISGLNSNIQDIIEFHDDETLDVVVRRAMKVEKKLLKKEACHNKISKSSRGVFYKSSSSKDKTKDVSKEAINKSSSNHSSSPPKSSFRPSHIKFFKCLGHGHIAFACPNKRAMCIRGEEVVTDDSPPSSPSHTSHSSSSSSEDEYKVSFDGDLLVIRRLLGQVHKDFDTTQRENIFHTRCLIASKVCSMIIAKGSCTNVASTRVVDKLKLPTIAHAKPYKLQWLSEEGEILVKKKVHISFSISKYQDEVLCDVVPMEATHILLGRPWQFDRNVQHDGLTNRMSFTYQGCKYEEAEWYWFAFISYSIKKLIHKNEEAGKEENVNSRLSLCLILRAAKLNITDFFKELPQFVVKAGPTLSNIYGTYWENKLEAKEIHANVIHLKILSKPFVYISLIYI